Proteins encoded by one window of Bacillota bacterium:
- a CDS encoding ECF transporter S component — MRTYRYSTVDLLIMAVVAAIGAVVSALVINPLVRTLNLGSPFLAMWPGSLHLLAIVLGGLLVRKPGAAMVTALMNGLLQMLFGNTAGALCLIYGVGNGVGAELGMALFRYKFKPASAIITAGLATATGFAVDLIYWFGNFAPQFKVLYIVDAFFAGSVVCGLVSLGIMQALKRAGVTR; from the coding sequence GTGCGAACGTACCGATACTCGACCGTGGACCTCCTGATCATGGCTGTGGTTGCCGCCATCGGGGCCGTTGTCAGCGCTTTGGTCATCAACCCCTTGGTGAGGACCCTCAACCTGGGTAGCCCGTTCCTGGCGATGTGGCCCGGGTCCTTGCATCTACTGGCCATCGTCTTGGGCGGATTGCTTGTTCGCAAGCCAGGCGCGGCGATGGTCACCGCTCTCATGAATGGTCTGTTGCAGATGCTGTTTGGAAACACCGCGGGCGCCCTCTGCCTGATTTATGGGGTTGGCAACGGGGTCGGCGCCGAACTCGGAATGGCTCTCTTCCGGTACAAGTTCAAGCCCGCCTCGGCGATCATCACGGCTGGACTCGCCACGGCCACCGGCTTTGCCGTCGACCTCATCTACTGGTTCGGCAACTTCGCCCCGCAGTTCAAGGTGCTGTATATCGTTGACGCCTTCTTTGCCGGATCGGTCGTCTGTGGTCTTGTCTCTTTGGGAATCATGCAGGCCCTGAAACGCGCCGGCGTGACTCGGTGA
- a CDS encoding Lrp/AsnC family transcriptional regulator: MTLDTVDLQILEILADDSRTPYADIARRLKLSRAVVTNRVNGLIARGVIRQFAVIVDPKTLGRDICVLFEIDTAPKHAEETAKILAEQDCTAQVYTTGTASVFCHAFFRGSKEFEDFVAQIVGRLEGVRGMKTNLLLGSYRGKSPAMSMELNDSERTTKKD; the protein is encoded by the coding sequence ATGACTTTAGACACGGTCGACCTTCAGATCCTTGAGATCCTCGCCGACGACAGCAGGACGCCCTATGCGGATATCGCCAGGCGTCTAAAGCTGTCCCGGGCTGTTGTCACCAACAGGGTCAACGGGTTGATCGCGAGGGGAGTGATACGACAGTTTGCCGTGATCGTGGATCCCAAGACGCTCGGTAGGGACATATGTGTGCTCTTTGAGATTGACACCGCTCCCAAGCATGCTGAGGAGACGGCCAAGATCCTTGCCGAACAGGACTGCACCGCTCAAGTCTACACAACCGGGACCGCCTCAGTCTTCTGCCATGCTTTTTTCCGCGGGAGCAAAGAATTCGAGGACTTTGTGGCCCAGATTGTCGGCCGGCTTGAGGGCGTCAGAGGGATGAAGACTAACCTTCTCTTGGGTTCTTACCGCGGCAAATCACCGGCAATGTCGATGGAGCTGAACGACAGCGAACGAACCACGAAAAAGGACTAA
- a CDS encoding GntR family transcriptional regulator has translation MRIVITNASGKPIYEQIKEQVRSAILSDELHEGDVLPSIRQLARDLKISVITTTRAYSDLEREGLITNIQGKGCFVCPKDTELVREQLTRKIEGSLSAAIDTAKIAKLSREELHRLLESLLEENEYEERH, from the coding sequence TTGCGGATAGTCATTACCAATGCCTCAGGGAAACCCATTTATGAGCAAATCAAAGAGCAGGTGCGGTCAGCCATTTTGAGCGATGAATTGCACGAGGGGGATGTGCTCCCATCCATAAGGCAACTGGCCAGGGATCTCAAAATCAGCGTCATCACGACGACCAGGGCCTATTCCGATTTGGAACGGGAAGGCTTAATAACGAACATCCAGGGGAAAGGCTGCTTCGTTTGTCCCAAGGACACTGAGCTTGTGCGGGAGCAACTCACTCGGAAGATCGAGGGCAGTCTCTCGGCGGCCATAGATACGGCGAAGATCGCCAAGCTGTCCCGGGAAGAGCTGCATCGCCTACTCGAGTCTTTATTGGAGGAGAATGAGTATGAAGAACGCCATTGA
- a CDS encoding creatininase family protein yields MNQSYWLNTYEDIRDGAAEYVVVQPIGSTEQHGPHLPVGTDSLITTSIIEKLEASLARERLPICFLPLLPYGKSNEHDNFPGTISLSLETLISVLRDVGRGCARAGFRKLIILNGHGGNHETIDLMTREIRIQTGMGVFAVHPFLKIQPQSGMNLSSEEAKFGIHAGEVETSLLLRIRPDAVKTEAFKPEYPSLIARTREIDFSERVPFGWVTEDVSTLGTIGDPTRASRESGESLLDGICASLVAVIREICSIQWKSGR; encoded by the coding sequence GTGAACCAGTCATATTGGCTCAATACCTATGAAGACATCAGAGATGGCGCCGCGGAGTACGTCGTGGTGCAGCCAATCGGGTCGACTGAACAACACGGGCCGCACCTACCCGTGGGTACGGACAGCCTGATCACCACTTCCATCATCGAGAAGTTGGAGGCCAGTCTGGCGAGGGAACGCCTGCCCATATGCTTCCTCCCCCTGTTGCCCTACGGTAAGAGCAACGAACACGACAATTTCCCGGGGACCATTTCGCTCAGCCTGGAGACCCTGATCAGTGTTCTCAGAGACGTCGGGAGAGGGTGCGCCAGAGCCGGTTTTAGGAAGCTGATCATCCTTAACGGACACGGCGGAAACCACGAAACCATCGACCTGATGACGCGCGAGATCCGGATACAGACGGGCATGGGCGTCTTTGCCGTTCACCCGTTTCTCAAGATACAGCCGCAAAGCGGAATGAACCTGTCCAGTGAAGAGGCCAAGTTCGGAATCCACGCGGGAGAGGTCGAAACTTCTCTCCTTCTGAGAATCCGCCCCGACGCCGTGAAGACGGAAGCCTTCAAGCCGGAGTATCCGTCCCTTATCGCCCGAACGCGGGAAATCGACTTCTCCGAACGGGTGCCGTTCGGGTGGGTGACTGAAGACGTCTCCACTCTGGGCACCATCGGGGACCCGACCCGCGCCTCGAGGGAATCAGGGGAGTCCCTCCTCGACGGCATCTGCGCTTCCTTGGTCGCGGTCATCAGGGAGATCTGCAGCATTCAATGGAAGTCGGGGAGATGA
- a CDS encoding tetratricopeptide repeat protein, whose amino-acid sequence MALFSKPKKSEYPNVNENLERGNALLGQGKLAEATQEFAEAVKINPDSAWAHSYLGIAHAARKKPDKALAEFQKALQLSPNEAQLHYNLATFYYEQRRLRKAADKYTRAVRLNPKSADAHYGLGIICLAQFEGILHDQGGWMDSPDLDRFVAKEWSRDPRKVDTAVKEFRTALEVDSSGFTEGAPRVRAEIETSVGAEATEVCARA is encoded by the coding sequence ATGGCTCTGTTCTCAAAGCCCAAGAAAAGTGAATACCCGAACGTAAATGAGAACCTGGAACGCGGAAACGCGTTGCTCGGGCAAGGTAAGCTGGCCGAAGCCACACAGGAATTCGCCGAGGCCGTGAAGATCAATCCCGACAGCGCTTGGGCCCATAGCTACCTGGGAATCGCCCATGCCGCCCGGAAGAAGCCGGATAAGGCCCTGGCGGAATTCCAGAAGGCCCTGCAGCTGAGTCCCAACGAGGCCCAGCTTCATTACAACCTGGCGACCTTCTACTACGAGCAGCGACGCCTGCGGAAGGCGGCCGACAAGTACACCAGGGCTGTCCGCCTGAACCCGAAGAGTGCCGACGCGCACTACGGCTTGGGGATCATCTGTTTGGCCCAGTTCGAGGGCATCCTACACGATCAAGGCGGCTGGATGGACTCCCCCGACCTGGACCGGTTCGTGGCCAAGGAATGGTCAAGGGACCCTCGCAAGGTCGACACCGCCGTCAAGGAGTTCAGGACGGCCCTTGAGGTCGATTCCAGCGGCTTCACAGAAGGCGCACCGAGAGTCCGTGCGGAGATTGAGACATCCGTCGGCGCGGAGGCGACCGAGGTTTGCGCTCGGGCCTGA